A portion of the Vreelandella subglaciescola genome contains these proteins:
- a CDS encoding glycosyltransferase family 25 protein yields the protein MKIIVISRVSDVRRRDNVCAMLKDSPYEWQFLDAYEVNTIPEWFNAIYDEEKSKKYRSYSLVGGEKGCFSSHVGAWLRCIQLNEPVIVLEDDCTLLPTFFEKIKTIRISSFEYVKLERRSDGYEVDDIFMINKKNRSGAVGYYLSPVGAFKFLSTLNDIYMPIDHYIGMSWKHKVAPIGLINQIITHEGQFGTDIQHDRQKIEKENSKNKWLRFLRKYKRYIDDSKYQKFIDKCRSYYIK from the coding sequence ATGAAAATTATCGTTATTTCTAGGGTTTCAGACGTCAGGCGTCGAGATAATGTTTGCGCCATGCTAAAGGATAGTCCTTATGAATGGCAGTTTTTAGATGCGTATGAAGTTAACACTATACCGGAATGGTTTAATGCGATATATGATGAAGAAAAATCAAAGAAATACCGCTCATATTCCTTAGTAGGAGGGGAGAAAGGATGCTTCTCTTCCCATGTAGGTGCATGGCTTAGGTGTATTCAGCTTAATGAGCCAGTCATCGTTTTAGAGGATGACTGTACGTTACTTCCCACTTTTTTTGAAAAAATAAAAACTATAAGAATTTCAAGTTTTGAGTATGTTAAATTGGAAAGAAGGAGTGATGGATATGAGGTAGATGATATTTTCATGATTAACAAAAAAAACCGTTCAGGTGCTGTTGGTTATTATCTGTCTCCGGTAGGTGCCTTTAAATTTTTATCCACATTAAATGACATATATATGCCAATTGACCATTATATTGGTATGTCATGGAAGCATAAAGTTGCACCGATCGGATTGATTAACCAAATAATTACTCACGAAGGACAGTTTGGCACCGATATTCAGCATGATAGACAGAAGATAGAAAAAGAAAACAGCAAAAATAAATGGCTTAGGTTTTTAAGAAAATATAAGCGTTATATCGATGATAGTAAATATCAGAAATTTATAGATAAATGTCGAAGTTATTATATAAAGTAG
- a CDS encoding OmpW/AlkL family protein: MRSNKLIATAALTAAGLALTSQAALAYQAGDIYVRAGIEKADISADELSRENNFNLAGGYLLHDKLGLEVGIGEAVDHDFALDSGAQGSLDRMPVTLLMNYYPLGGIEASRIQPFLGVGVNYTRFSSVDTDGADSLDIDDDYGVVGQVGMDMLITERIHATGYARYSEIDADFERNGSTVDEVRLDPLTVGAGITYRF; this comes from the coding sequence CCTTGCCCTGACCAGCCAGGCCGCGCTGGCCTACCAGGCCGGTGACATCTATGTGCGCGCCGGCATCGAGAAAGCCGACATCAGTGCCGACGAACTCTCCCGCGAGAACAACTTCAACCTGGCCGGCGGCTACCTGCTGCACGACAAGCTGGGTCTCGAGGTTGGCATCGGCGAGGCGGTCGATCATGACTTCGCCCTGGATAGCGGGGCGCAGGGAAGTCTGGATCGCATGCCGGTTACCCTGCTGATGAACTACTACCCGCTGGGCGGCATTGAGGCTTCGCGCATTCAGCCTTTCCTCGGCGTGGGCGTGAACTACACGCGCTTCTCCAGCGTGGACACGGACGGCGCCGATAGCCTGGACATCGACGACGACTACGGCGTAGTCGGCCAGGTCGGCATGGACATGCTCATCACCGAGCGCATCCACGCCACCGGCTACGCGCGCTACTCCGAGATCGACGCCGACTTCGAACGCAACGGCAGCACCGTCGACGAGGTCCGCCTCGACCCGCTAACCGTCGGCGCCGGTATCACCTACCGCTTCTAA